The proteins below come from a single Caenibius sp. WL genomic window:
- a CDS encoding methyltransferase domain-containing protein, which produces MTGSELSQGRRRAGWKDTLHNALGPWGVFLEGFLKHPVMVGSIIPSSRFTINKMLAPVNWDECKLFVEYGPGVGTFCRPVLERMRRDAQLIVIDTNPLYIDYLKRTIGDSRFIAVNGSAADVEDIVRAHGHDHADYVLSGLPFSTLPDGIGPAIAAATHRVLRPGGAFLVYQFSAKARDFMARHFARIDNGFELFNILPCQLFWGWKDAEDQ; this is translated from the coding sequence ATGACCGGTTCGGAGCTTTCACAGGGCCGCCGCCGCGCAGGGTGGAAAGACACGCTGCACAACGCGCTGGGTCCCTGGGGCGTTTTTCTCGAGGGTTTTCTCAAACATCCGGTGATGGTCGGTTCGATCATTCCCTCCTCGCGTTTCACTATCAACAAGATGCTGGCCCCGGTAAACTGGGACGAATGCAAGCTGTTCGTGGAATACGGGCCCGGTGTCGGCACGTTCTGCCGCCCGGTTCTGGAGCGGATGCGGCGCGACGCGCAACTGATCGTGATCGATACCAATCCGCTCTATATCGACTATCTCAAGCGCACGATCGGCGACAGCCGCTTCATCGCGGTCAACGGATCGGCCGCCGATGTGGAGGACATCGTCCGCGCGCATGGTCATGACCATGCCGATTACGTGCTGTCGGGCCTGCCGTTTTCCACGCTGCCCGATGGGATCGGTCCGGCCATCGCGGCGGCAACCCACCGCGTCCTGCGCCCCGGCGGGGCCTTTCTGGTGTACCAGTTCTCGGCCAAGGCGCGCGATTTCATGGCCCGCCATTTCGCCCGCATCGACAACGGGTTCGAACTGTTCAACATCCTGCCTTGCCAGCTTTTCTGGGGCTGGAAGGACGCGGAAGACCAGTAA
- the arsC gene encoding arsenate reductase (glutaredoxin) (This arsenate reductase requires both glutathione and glutaredoxin to convert arsenate to arsenite, after which the efflux transporter formed by ArsA and ArsB can extrude the arsenite from the cell, providing resistance.) — translation MKATIWHNPNCSKSRQALALLEETPGVALTVVQYLKNPPSAEKLAQLYRDAGMAAREGVRTSGTDAKERGLTEADDATVIAAMVADPKLIERPLVETEKGVRLGRPPEKIREIL, via the coding sequence ATGAAGGCGACCATCTGGCACAACCCCAATTGCAGCAAGTCGCGCCAGGCGCTCGCTCTGCTGGAAGAAACGCCGGGCGTTGCGCTGACGGTGGTGCAGTACCTTAAGAATCCCCCCAGTGCCGAAAAGCTGGCGCAACTTTATCGCGATGCGGGCATGGCCGCGCGCGAAGGCGTGCGCACCAGCGGGACCGACGCGAAGGAACGCGGGCTGACCGAAGCCGACGACGCCACGGTGATCGCTGCGATGGTGGCCGATCCCAAACTGATCGAACGGCCGCTGGTGGAAACGGAAAAGGGGGTGCGGCTTGGCCGCCCGCCGGAAAAGATCAGGGAAATCCTCTGA
- a CDS encoding (2Fe-2S)-binding protein, whose protein sequence is MSRLTVNGQPVQFSMDPATPLLWALRDAANLTGTKYGCGVGDCGACMVLVDGQALRSCLITLAEAEGRFVTTIEGLSRDRSHPVQQAMVAEQAIQCGFCTPGIVMSAAALLQRNAAPEEAEIKAAIPNLCRCGVYPRLVRAVQQAGRIMRGEGAGPVPALPPVAEN, encoded by the coding sequence ATGTCGCGTTTGACAGTGAACGGCCAGCCGGTTCAATTTTCGATGGACCCTGCCACGCCCCTGCTGTGGGCGCTGCGCGATGCGGCCAATCTGACCGGCACCAAATATGGCTGCGGCGTCGGCGATTGCGGGGCGTGCATGGTGCTGGTCGATGGCCAGGCGTTGCGGTCCTGCCTGATCACGCTGGCGGAAGCCGAAGGGCGCTTCGTCACCACGATCGAGGGGCTGTCGCGCGATCGTTCGCATCCGGTGCAGCAGGCGATGGTGGCGGAACAGGCGATTCAGTGTGGCTTCTGCACGCCCGGCATCGTGATGAGCGCGGCCGCGCTCCTCCAGCGCAACGCCGCGCCGGAGGAGGCGGAAATCAAGGCGGCGATACCCAATCTGTGCCGTTGCGGCGTCTATCCGCGTCTGGTGCGGGCGGTGCAGCAGGCCGGGCGGATCATGCGCGGGGAAGGCGCAGGACCCGTGCCCGCGCTGCCGCCGGTGGCGGAGAATTGA
- a CDS encoding low molecular weight protein-tyrosine-phosphatase — translation MNNTNIPSILFVCLGNICRSPLAEAALRKVAEDRGLAMRIDSAGTGDWHVGNPPDRRAIAMAARNGIAIDSYRARQLVTDDFNRFHHIFALDHANLDDIRAIAPARSTAQVSLLLDMVPGREGQSVADPYFGDEAGFEVTWRDVMEAAQALAARFAK, via the coding sequence ATGAATAATACGAATATACCTTCGATTTTGTTCGTTTGTTTGGGAAATATCTGCCGTTCGCCTTTGGCCGAAGCTGCCTTGCGCAAGGTGGCCGAAGACCGCGGGCTCGCCATGCGCATCGATTCGGCCGGGACAGGCGACTGGCATGTCGGAAATCCGCCCGACCGCCGCGCCATCGCCATGGCGGCGCGTAACGGCATCGCAATCGACAGCTATCGTGCGCGCCAACTGGTGACGGACGATTTCAACCGGTTTCATCATATCTTCGCGCTCGATCATGCCAATCTGGACGATATCCGGGCGATTGCCCCGGCGCGGTCGACGGCGCAGGTTTCGCTGCTGCTCGACATGGTGCCGGGGCGTGAAGGGCAGAGCGTGGCCGATCCCTATTTCGGGGACGAGGCGGGTTTCGAAGTGACCTGGCGCGATGTCATGGAAGCGGCGCAGGCGCTCGCGGCGCGGTTCGCAAAGTAA
- a CDS encoding Crp/Fnr family transcriptional regulator, with protein sequence MAFCETCRVRNRAICAALDASEIQALNAIGRQRKLEAGQSLLWEGEDSVLVANVIEGVLKLSTGTADGREQIVGVVYPSDFIGRPFGQQTAHSVTALTEATVCVFSRTDFDNFAREHPALEHKLLQRTLAELDRTRAWMLLLGRKSAGERIAAFLLEMAERLAANGACENVGGHETFDLPFSRQQIADVLGLTIETVSRQFSKLKNDGVIDLPSRRSVTILNRDELEDRAG encoded by the coding sequence ATGGCTTTTTGCGAAACTTGCCGCGTACGTAACCGGGCGATCTGCGCGGCGCTCGATGCCTCCGAAATTCAGGCGCTTAACGCCATTGGCCGCCAGCGCAAGCTGGAAGCGGGTCAGTCCCTTCTTTGGGAAGGCGAGGATTCGGTGCTCGTGGCCAACGTGATCGAAGGGGTGCTCAAACTTTCGACCGGCACGGCCGACGGGCGCGAACAGATCGTCGGCGTGGTCTATCCCTCGGATTTCATCGGCCGTCCCTTCGGGCAGCAGACCGCGCACAGCGTCACCGCGCTGACCGAAGCCACCGTCTGCGTGTTTTCCCGCACCGATTTCGACAATTTCGCCCGCGAACACCCCGCGCTGGAACACAAGCTGCTGCAACGCACGCTGGCGGAACTCGATCGCACCCGTGCATGGATGCTGCTTCTCGGCCGCAAGAGCGCGGGCGAACGGATCGCCGCCTTCCTCCTCGAAATGGCCGAACGGCTGGCCGCGAACGGCGCCTGCGAAAACGTGGGTGGGCACGAGACGTTCGATCTGCCGTTCTCCCGCCAGCAGATCGCGGACGTTTTGGGGCTGACTATCGAAACCGTCAGCCGCCAGTTCAGCAAACTGAAGAACGACGGGGTGATCGACCTGCCATCGCGCCGCAGCGTCACCATTCTCAACCGCGACGAACTGGAAGATCGCGCGGGCTGA
- a CDS encoding nitronate monooxygenase family protein, translating into MALKTRITELLGIEHPVVQGGMMWVGRAELASAVSNAGGLGILTALTQPTPDALRHEIDRMRTMTDKPFAVNLTLLPSTNPPPYAAYRQAIIDSGVKIVETAGYKPQEHVDELKAHGIKVIHKCTAVRHALSAERMGVDAISIDGYECAGHPGEDDIPGLILIPAAADKVKVPMLASGGFGDGRGLAAALALGAEGINMGTRFCATKEAPIHENIKQFIVGNDERATNIIFRKFRNTARVAKNSVSDKVVEILARPDSVFEDIRPLVSGAKGREGLENGDIDHAIIWAGQVQGLIHDIPSCEELVTRIVAEAEAIIKQRLAGFIA; encoded by the coding sequence ATGGCACTCAAGACCCGCATCACGGAACTGCTCGGCATCGAACATCCGGTGGTGCAGGGCGGCATGATGTGGGTGGGCCGGGCGGAACTGGCTTCGGCGGTGTCCAACGCGGGCGGGCTCGGCATTCTCACCGCGCTTACCCAGCCGACCCCCGATGCCCTGCGCCATGAGATCGATCGCATGCGCACGATGACGGACAAGCCCTTTGCCGTGAATCTGACACTGCTGCCGTCGACCAATCCGCCGCCCTATGCGGCATATCGCCAGGCGATCATCGATTCGGGCGTGAAGATCGTCGAAACCGCCGGGTACAAGCCGCAGGAACATGTCGACGAGTTGAAAGCCCACGGGATCAAGGTGATCCACAAATGCACCGCCGTGCGCCACGCCCTTTCGGCGGAGCGGATGGGCGTCGATGCAATCTCGATCGATGGCTACGAATGCGCTGGCCACCCCGGCGAAGATGACATTCCCGGGCTGATCCTGATCCCGGCGGCGGCCGACAAGGTGAAAGTGCCGATGCTGGCCAGCGGTGGGTTCGGCGATGGCCGTGGGCTCGCCGCCGCGCTGGCGCTGGGGGCGGAAGGGATCAACATGGGCACCCGGTTCTGCGCCACGAAGGAAGCGCCGATCCACGAGAACATCAAGCAGTTCATCGTCGGCAACGACGAGCGGGCGACCAACATCATTTTCCGCAAATTCCGCAACACCGCGCGCGTGGCCAAGAACAGCGTGTCGGACAAAGTGGTGGAAATCCTCGCCCGGCCGGATTCGGTGTTCGAGGATATCCGCCCGCTGGTGTCCGGCGCGAAAGGGCGCGAAGGGCTGGAAAACGGCGATATCGATCACGCCATCATCTGGGCCGGGCAGGTTCAGGGCCTGATCCACGATATCCCGAGTTGCGAAGAACTGGTGACACGGATCGTGGCCGAAGCGGAGGCGATCATCAAACAGCGGTTGGCCGGTTTCATCGCGTGA
- a CDS encoding LysR substrate-binding domain-containing protein has product MQGIDWSDYQAFLAIARAGQLARAAAAMRVDATTVGRRLRRLEARLGTTLFEQTREGQVLTEAGERLLAAVEAMDRAVSGVSEERGGGGLSGTLRISVSEGFGTGFLASRLPEFAAAHPGLTLDLVASSGFLSPSKREADIAVVLSRPQAGPVIARKLSDYALRLYASPAYLAQAGTPERAEDLAQGHRLVGYIPDLLYAPELRYLDEILPGLAAAVRSSSINAQQRLLAQGAGIGVLPCFLGDSDPALRTVLPERRITRSFWIVTHKDTHNLARIRAGTKWMIETVARHRGLMLPP; this is encoded by the coding sequence ATGCAAGGGATCGACTGGAGCGATTATCAGGCGTTTCTCGCCATTGCCCGCGCCGGGCAACTGGCCCGCGCCGCCGCCGCGATGCGGGTGGACGCCACCACGGTGGGGCGGCGCCTGCGCCGGCTGGAGGCGCGGCTGGGCACCACGCTGTTCGAACAAACCCGTGAAGGGCAGGTGCTGACCGAAGCGGGCGAACGGCTGCTGGCCGCGGTCGAGGCGATGGATCGCGCGGTATCCGGCGTATCGGAGGAGCGCGGTGGCGGCGGATTGAGCGGCACCTTGCGCATCAGCGTGTCCGAAGGGTTCGGGACCGGCTTCCTCGCCAGCCGCCTGCCGGAATTCGCCGCCGCCCATCCGGGGCTGACGCTCGATCTCGTGGCCAGCAGCGGCTTCCTCAGCCCGTCCAAGCGCGAGGCGGATATCGCCGTCGTCCTCTCCCGCCCGCAGGCAGGGCCCGTGATCGCCCGCAAGCTGTCCGACTATGCGCTGCGGCTCTACGCCAGCCCGGCCTATCTGGCGCAGGCCGGAACGCCGGAGCGGGCGGAAGATCTGGCGCAGGGGCACCGGCTGGTCGGCTATATCCCCGATCTGCTCTATGCCCCCGAACTGCGCTATCTCGATGAGATATTGCCCGGCCTTGCGGCGGCCGTGCGTTCCTCCAGCATCAACGCCCAGCAGCGCCTGCTGGCGCAGGGGGCGGGGATCGGGGTTCTGCCGTGTTTCCTGGGGGACAGCGATCCAGCCTTGCGCACTGTCCTGCCGGAGCGGCGGATCACCCGCAGTTTCTGGATCGTGACGCACAAGGACACTCACAACCTTGCCCGTATCCGCGCAGGGACGAAATGGATGATCGAAACGGTGGCCCGCCATCGCGGGCTGATGCTGCCGCCCTGA
- a CDS encoding CoA-acylating methylmalonate-semialdehyde dehydrogenase, producing MRQIDHFIAGGAAGSAVRLHDIFDPNQGTVQAQVALGDAALLDKAVNAALAAQPEWAATNPQRRARVMFKFKELVEANIDELALMLSSEHGKVVADARGDVQRGLDVIEFACGIPHALKGEYTQGAGPGIDVYSMRQPIGIGAGITPFNFPAMIPMWMFGVAIACGNAFILKPSERDPSVPVRLAELMLEAGAPEGILQVVHGDKQMVDAILDHPAIGAVSFVGSSDIAHYVYNRGVAAGKRVQAMGGAKNHGVVMPDADLDQVVNDLAGAAFGSAGERCMALPVVVPVGHDTAERLKAKLIPAIEALNVGISTDPQAHYGPVVTQEHKQKIESWIAKCAEEGGEIVVDGRGFSLQGYEKGFFVGPTLIDHVTPEMDSYHNEIFGPVLQIVRAADFETALELPSKHQYGNGVAIFTRNGHAAREFAARVNVGMVGINVPIPVPVAYHTFGGWKRSAFGDTNQHGMEGVKFWTKVKTVTQRWPDGSPDGGNAFVIPTMG from the coding sequence ATGCGCCAGATCGACCATTTCATCGCTGGCGGCGCGGCCGGTTCCGCCGTCCGCCTGCACGATATTTTCGACCCCAATCAGGGCACCGTTCAGGCGCAGGTCGCGCTTGGCGATGCCGCGCTGCTCGACAAGGCAGTGAACGCCGCGCTCGCCGCGCAGCCGGAATGGGCCGCCACCAACCCGCAGCGCCGCGCCCGGGTGATGTTCAAGTTCAAGGAATTGGTCGAAGCCAATATCGATGAACTGGCTCTCATGCTCTCGTCGGAACACGGCAAGGTCGTGGCCGACGCCCGGGGCGATGTGCAGCGCGGGCTGGATGTGATCGAATTCGCCTGCGGCATCCCGCATGCGCTGAAAGGCGAATACACTCAGGGCGCGGGCCCGGGGATCGACGTTTATTCGATGCGCCAGCCCATCGGCATCGGCGCGGGCATCACCCCGTTCAATTTCCCGGCGATGATCCCGATGTGGATGTTCGGCGTCGCCATCGCCTGCGGCAACGCTTTCATCCTCAAGCCGTCCGAACGCGATCCCTCGGTGCCGGTGCGCCTGGCTGAACTGATGCTCGAAGCGGGCGCGCCCGAAGGCATTCTCCAGGTCGTCCATGGCGACAAGCAGATGGTCGATGCGATTCTCGACCATCCGGCCATCGGCGCGGTCAGCTTCGTCGGCTCCTCCGATATCGCACATTACGTGTACAATCGCGGCGTCGCGGCGGGCAAGCGCGTGCAGGCGATGGGCGGCGCGAAGAACCATGGCGTGGTCATGCCCGATGCCGATCTCGATCAGGTGGTGAACGATCTCGCCGGGGCCGCTTTCGGTTCGGCGGGCGAACGCTGCATGGCGCTGCCTGTTGTGGTGCCGGTGGGCCATGACACCGCCGAACGCCTCAAGGCCAAGCTGATCCCGGCGATCGAAGCGCTCAATGTCGGCATCTCCACCGATCCGCAGGCCCATTACGGCCCGGTGGTGACGCAGGAGCACAAGCAGAAGATCGAAAGCTGGATCGCCAAATGCGCCGAAGAAGGCGGCGAAATCGTGGTCGACGGACGCGGGTTCAGCCTGCAAGGCTATGAAAAGGGCTTTTTCGTCGGCCCGACGCTGATCGATCATGTCACGCCCGAAATGGACAGCTACCACAACGAAATCTTCGGCCCGGTGCTGCAGATCGTGCGGGCGGCCGATTTCGAAACCGCGCTCGAACTGCCGAGTAAGCACCAGTACGGCAACGGCGTGGCGATCTTCACCCGCAACGGCCACGCGGCGCGCGAATTCGCCGCCCGCGTCAATGTCGGCATGGTCGGCATCAACGTGCCGATCCCGGTGCCGGTGGCCTATCACACGTTCGGCGGGTGGAAGCGTTCGGCGTTTGGCGACACCAACCAGCACGGCATGGAAGGGGTGAAATTCTGGACCAAGGTCAAGACCGTCACCCAGCGCTGGCCCGACGGTTCGCCCGACGGCGGTAACGCTTTCGTTATCCCGACAATGGGTTAA
- a CDS encoding I78 family peptidase inhibitor has translation MTMKPLFLIAPALMLAGCAAAQQDAESTPPPGKCNAEPAQSLVGSTASEAVGTQLLKLTGARVLRWGPPRTPMTMDYRYDRLTVSYDDDLKIQQIACN, from the coding sequence ATGACGATGAAGCCGCTGTTCCTGATCGCCCCCGCGCTGATGCTTGCCGGATGCGCCGCCGCCCAGCAGGATGCCGAAAGCACGCCGCCTCCGGGCAAGTGCAACGCCGAACCGGCCCAGTCGCTGGTCGGCTCCACCGCCAGCGAAGCGGTGGGTACACAGCTGCTCAAGCTCACCGGGGCCCGCGTGCTCCGCTGGGGTCCGCCGCGCACGCCGATGACGATGGATTACCGCTACGATCGCCTGACCGTCTCCTACGATGACGATCTGAAAATCCAGCAGATCGCCTGCAACTGA
- a CDS encoding acyl-CoA dehydrogenase family protein, which yields MTAQFDLTEDQSAIQDMARRFTADAITPFAAEWDEQHAFPRDTIKAAAELGFGAIYVSEEAGGIGLGRLEAALIMEAMAYGCPSTSAFISIHNMAAWMIDRFGSDTLKAKYLPDLITMDAMASYCLTEPSAGSDAAALKTRAVRDGDHYIVNGSKQFISGGGSNDLYVTMVRTGDDGARGISCLAIGKDMPGVSFGAQERKLGWHSQPTAQLILEDARVPVENLIGAEGEGFRIAMTGIDGGRLNIGACSLGGAQRALDEAIAYTKERKQFGKAIADFQNTQFKLAEMATELEAARALLYLAATKVSAEAPDKTRFAAMAKMFATETGSRVVDRALQMHGGYGYLMDYPIERLWRDLRVHSILEGTNEVMRLIVGRDLLRD from the coding sequence ATGACCGCCCAATTCGACCTGACCGAAGACCAGTCCGCCATTCAGGACATGGCCCGGCGCTTCACCGCCGACGCCATCACCCCGTTCGCCGCGGAATGGGATGAACAGCACGCTTTCCCGCGCGACACGATCAAGGCCGCCGCCGAACTCGGCTTCGGCGCGATCTACGTCAGCGAGGAAGCGGGCGGAATCGGGCTCGGGCGGCTGGAAGCGGCGCTGATCATGGAGGCGATGGCCTATGGCTGTCCCTCCACCAGCGCGTTCATTTCGATTCACAACATGGCCGCATGGATGATCGACCGGTTCGGGTCGGACACGCTCAAGGCCAAATATCTGCCCGATCTTATCACCATGGATGCCATGGCGAGCTACTGCCTCACCGAACCTTCGGCCGGGTCCGATGCCGCCGCGCTCAAGACGCGGGCCGTGCGCGATGGCGATCACTACATCGTCAACGGGTCGAAGCAGTTCATTTCCGGCGGCGGGTCGAACGACCTCTACGTCACCATGGTCCGCACGGGTGATGACGGGGCCAGGGGTATTTCCTGTCTCGCCATCGGCAAGGACATGCCCGGCGTCAGCTTCGGCGCGCAGGAACGCAAGCTCGGCTGGCATTCGCAGCCGACCGCGCAACTGATTCTGGAAGACGCGCGGGTGCCGGTGGAAAACCTGATCGGCGCGGAAGGCGAAGGCTTCAGGATCGCCATGACCGGGATCGACGGCGGGCGGCTCAATATCGGCGCCTGCTCGCTCGGCGGGGCGCAGCGCGCGCTGGACGAAGCGATTGCCTACACCAAGGAGCGCAAGCAGTTCGGCAAGGCAATCGCCGATTTCCAGAACACCCAGTTCAAGCTGGCCGAAATGGCGACGGAGCTGGAGGCGGCCCGCGCTCTGCTCTATCTCGCGGCGACCAAAGTCAGCGCCGAAGCGCCCGACAAGACGCGCTTTGCCGCGATGGCCAAGATGTTCGCCACCGAAACCGGATCGCGCGTGGTCGATCGCGCGCTGCAGATGCACGGCGGCTACGGCTACCTGATGGATTATCCCATCGAACGGCTGTGGCGCGATCTCAGGGTTCATTCGATCCTCGAAGGGACCAACGAAGTCATGCGCCTGATCGTGGGCCGCGACCTGCTGCGCGATTGA
- a CDS encoding enoyl-CoA hydratase/isomerase family protein, which translates to MTDEVHIHVHGQVGHISLNRPKAIHSLTLAMCEAMTQALLAWRDDAAIRLVIVDHAEGRGFCAGGDVTLLRRSALEDGGAAARHFFDVEYKLNHLMFTYPKPIVAFMDGITMGGGVGISQPAQYRVATENTRFAMPETGIGLICDVGGGWYLPRLPGQTGKFLGLTGARLDGAECLWAGLASHYLPSEALAEAKARIIADPAAVETVLADLSAQPPAPRLAANRDEIDRLFAPDTLEGIVAALHADGGEWAGKEAQTLATKSPRTCKLVLRQLALGGAAATFAENMAMEYRAAGRAVLLPDFAEGVRALLVDKTNDPHWQPATPEEVSEAMVDAIFALLPAGEEWKPL; encoded by the coding sequence ATGACCGACGAAGTCCATATTCACGTCCACGGCCAGGTCGGCCATATTTCGCTCAACCGGCCCAAGGCGATCCATTCGCTGACGCTGGCCATGTGCGAAGCGATGACGCAGGCGCTGCTCGCCTGGCGCGATGACGCGGCGATCCGGCTGGTGATCGTCGACCATGCCGAAGGACGCGGGTTCTGCGCGGGCGGCGATGTCACGCTGCTGCGCCGTTCGGCGCTGGAAGACGGCGGCGCGGCGGCGCGGCACTTCTTCGATGTCGAATACAAGCTCAACCACCTGATGTTCACCTATCCCAAGCCCATCGTCGCGTTCATGGACGGGATCACGATGGGCGGCGGCGTGGGCATTTCGCAGCCCGCGCAGTATCGCGTGGCGACGGAGAACACCCGTTTCGCCATGCCCGAAACCGGCATCGGCCTGATCTGCGATGTGGGCGGCGGCTGGTATCTGCCGCGCCTGCCGGGGCAGACGGGCAAGTTCCTCGGCCTCACCGGCGCGCGGCTGGACGGAGCGGAATGCCTCTGGGCGGGCCTTGCCAGCCATTACCTGCCGAGCGAGGCGCTGGCCGAAGCCAAAGCGCGGATCATCGCCGATCCCGCCGCCGTGGAAACGGTGCTGGCCGATCTGTCCGCCCAGCCCCCCGCCCCGCGCCTTGCCGCCAACCGGGACGAGATCGACCGCCTGTTCGCGCCCGATACGCTGGAAGGGATCGTGGCCGCGCTTCATGCCGATGGCGGCGAATGGGCGGGCAAGGAAGCGCAAACGCTTGCCACCAAGAGCCCGCGCACCTGCAAGCTGGTGCTGCGCCAGCTTGCCCTCGGCGGTGCGGCGGCAACGTTCGCCGAAAACATGGCGATGGAATACCGCGCGGCTGGGCGAGCGGTGCTGCTGCCCGATTTCGCCGAAGGCGTCCGTGCGCTGCTGGTCGACAAGACCAACGATCCCCACTGGCAACCCGCCACCCCCGAGGAAGTGAGCGAAGCGATGGTCGATGCCATCTTCGCCCTGCTCCCCGCCGGAGAAGAATGGAAACCCCTATGA
- a CDS encoding enoyl-CoA hydratase-related protein, producing the protein MSYETLLVETRGAVTLITLNRPQALNALNSQVLSELTEAFAAFEADPAQRCAVLTGSGEKAFAAGADIKEMADKPAADFFLEDFFAGWTADLVKKVRKPWIAAVNGFALGGGCELAMMADFIIAADTAKFGQPEIKLGVAPGMGGSQRLTRAVGKSKAMEMCLTGRMMGAEEAERAGLVARVVPLADLLDDALKTAETIAAMPPLAAMVNKEMVNAAFETTLDQGLLHERRLFQILTATEDKAEGMNAFVEKRAAQWKGR; encoded by the coding sequence ATGAGCTACGAAACCCTTCTGGTCGAAACGCGCGGCGCGGTGACGCTGATCACGCTCAACCGCCCGCAGGCGCTGAACGCGCTCAACTCGCAGGTTCTCTCCGAACTGACCGAAGCGTTCGCCGCATTCGAAGCCGATCCGGCGCAGCGCTGCGCCGTGCTCACCGGCTCCGGCGAGAAGGCTTTCGCCGCTGGCGCCGACATCAAGGAAATGGCCGACAAACCCGCCGCCGATTTCTTCCTGGAGGATTTCTTCGCCGGGTGGACGGCGGACCTGGTCAAGAAAGTGCGCAAGCCGTGGATCGCGGCGGTCAACGGCTTCGCCCTCGGCGGCGGGTGCGAACTTGCGATGATGGCCGATTTCATCATCGCGGCGGACACCGCCAAATTCGGCCAGCCGGAAATCAAGCTCGGCGTCGCCCCCGGCATGGGCGGATCGCAGCGGCTGACCCGCGCGGTGGGCAAGTCCAAGGCAATGGAAATGTGCCTTACCGGGCGGATGATGGGTGCGGAAGAAGCCGAGCGTGCGGGCCTCGTCGCCCGCGTGGTGCCGCTCGCTGACCTGCTTGACGATGCGCTCAAGACTGCCGAGACCATTGCCGCGATGCCCCCGCTGGCCGCCATGGTGAACAAGGAAATGGTCAACGCCGCGTTCGAAACCACGCTGGATCAGGGCCTGCTGCACGAACGGCGGCTGTTCCAGATTCTCACCGCCACCGAAGACAAGGCCGAAGGGATGAACGCCTTCGTCGAAAAGCGCGCCGCGCAGTGGAAGGGGCGCTGA
- the mmsB gene encoding 3-hydroxyisobutyrate dehydrogenase: MKIAFIGLGNMGGGMAANLVKAGHDVNAFDLSPDALARAQDNGCAPFTSVREAVAGVDAVVSMLPNGAIVESVYTADVLGQAPASALLLDCSTIDVATARKVEDAAAAAGYAMVDAPVSGGIAAANGGTLTFMVGGSDAAFARAEPILSAMGKAVIHAGDAGAGQAAKICNNMILGATMVATCEAFKLAERLGLDLQTFYDISSKASGQSWSMTSYCPVPGVGPQSPADNQYQGGFATALMLKDLKLAMEAAQTAGSDTPMGRRARELYEAFDAAGNGGLDFSAIIKTL; the protein is encoded by the coding sequence ATGAAGATCGCCTTTATCGGCCTCGGCAACATGGGCGGCGGCATGGCTGCCAATCTGGTCAAGGCCGGCCATGATGTGAACGCTTTCGATCTCAGCCCCGATGCGCTGGCGCGGGCCCAGGACAATGGCTGCGCGCCGTTCACTTCGGTGCGCGAAGCCGTGGCGGGCGTGGACGCGGTCGTTTCGATGCTGCCCAACGGGGCTATCGTCGAAAGCGTCTATACCGCCGACGTGCTCGGCCAGGCGCCCGCCAGCGCGCTGCTGCTCGACTGTTCGACCATCGATGTCGCCACCGCGCGCAAAGTGGAAGATGCAGCGGCGGCGGCCGGGTACGCCATGGTCGATGCCCCGGTTTCGGGCGGGATCGCGGCGGCCAACGGCGGAACGCTGACTTTCATGGTCGGCGGCAGCGACGCGGCGTTCGCCCGCGCGGAACCGATCCTTTCGGCCATGGGCAAAGCCGTGATCCACGCGGGCGACGCGGGCGCGGGGCAAGCCGCCAAGATCTGCAACAACATGATCCTCGGCGCGACGATGGTCGCCACCTGCGAGGCGTTCAAGCTGGCCGAACGGCTGGGGCTCGATCTCCAGACGTTCTACGACATTTCCTCCAAGGCTTCGGGCCAATCGTGGTCGATGACGAGCTACTGCCCCGTCCCCGGCGTCGGCCCGCAGAGCCCGGCGGACAACCAGTACCAGGGCGGTTTCGCCACCGCGCTGATGCTCAAGGATCTCAAGCTGGCGATGGAAGCGGCGCAGACCGCCGGCAGCGACACCCCGATGGGCCGGCGCGCGCGCGAACTCTACGAAGCGTTCGACGCGGCGGGCAACGGCGGGCTGGACTTCTCCGCGATCATCAAGACGCTGTAA